A part of bacterium HR17 genomic DNA contains:
- the parB gene encoding putative chromosome-partitioning protein ParB has product MRRRGLGRGLDALIPTERTEPMTPTETVTMVPVHLIQPNPFQPRQEFRDDELEVLAASIKAHGVLQPVVVRLKDGRYELIAGERRWRAAQRAGLTEIPTVVRQCSDEEMLALALIENLQREDLNPLEEAHAYRALIEQFGFTQEEVARRVGKSRAAVANTLRLLHLPEPIKNALREGVITEGHARALLGAPDEGVMVEAFQTVVRHHLSVRQTEALVRRLTRPHRRRAELDPHILALQSLLEERLQTPVRLRRGRKGGVLEIRYFSDDELTALVQRLVGELPPL; this is encoded by the coding sequence ATGCGGCGGCGCGGGTTGGGACGGGGTTTGGATGCCCTGATCCCTACCGAGCGAACGGAACCGATGACACCGACAGAAACGGTGACCATGGTGCCGGTTCATCTCATTCAACCCAACCCTTTTCAGCCCCGTCAAGAATTTCGGGACGATGAACTGGAAGTTTTAGCGGCATCTATCAAGGCGCACGGTGTGTTGCAGCCGGTCGTCGTCCGCCTCAAAGACGGTCGCTACGAACTCATCGCCGGCGAGCGCCGCTGGCGTGCCGCGCAACGGGCAGGTTTAACGGAGATCCCGACCGTCGTCCGCCAATGCAGCGATGAAGAGATGCTCGCTTTAGCCCTGATTGAGAACCTGCAGCGGGAGGATTTGAACCCGTTGGAAGAAGCCCACGCCTACCGCGCCCTGATAGAGCAATTTGGGTTTACCCAAGAAGAAGTCGCCCGGCGCGTCGGAAAAAGCCGCGCCGCCGTCGCCAACACCTTGCGGCTGCTGCACTTGCCCGAACCTATCAAAAACGCCTTGCGTGAAGGGGTCATCACTGAGGGGCATGCCCGCGCCCTGCTGGGGGCGCCGGATGAAGGCGTCATGGTGGAGGCGTTCCAAACGGTCGTTCGGCACCATTTGTCTGTTCGGCAAACTGAGGCGCTCGTTCGGCGTTTGACTCGCCCGCACCGCCGCCGCGCCGAACTTGACCCCCACATCCTTGCTCTCCAATCGCTGTTAGAAGAGCGGTTGCAGACACCGGTGCGCTTACGCCGAGGGCGCAAAGGGGGCGTCTTGGAAATTCGCTACTTTAGCGACGACGAACTGACCGCCCTCGTTCAGCGCCTTGTCGGCGAACTGCCCCCGCTTTGA
- the dtd gene encoding D-aminoacyl-tRNA deacylase, whose product MRAVVQRVTQAWVQVDGREVARIGTGVLVFVGVGQRDTEDDARYLASKIAHLRIFEDAEGKLNRSLLEVGGAALIVSNFTLYGDCRKGRRPSFTDAAPPAHAQALYERFCALLAEEGVPVQTGVFQAHMSVGAVNDGPVTLLLDSQRQF is encoded by the coding sequence ATGCGGGCTGTCGTGCAACGCGTGACACAAGCGTGGGTGCAGGTGGACGGGCGGGAAGTTGCCCGCATTGGCACGGGCGTCTTGGTCTTCGTCGGCGTCGGACAGCGAGACACTGAGGACGACGCCCGTTACTTAGCGTCCAAAATCGCACACCTGCGTATCTTTGAAGACGCGGAGGGCAAACTCAACCGCTCACTGTTGGAGGTGGGCGGTGCAGCGTTGATCGTCTCCAACTTTACTTTGTATGGCGATTGCCGCAAAGGGCGGCGCCCCTCCTTTACCGATGCCGCACCGCCTGCGCACGCCCAAGCGCTTTACGAACGGTTTTGCGCGTTGCTGGCAGAGGAAGGTGTGCCGGTGCAAACAGGGGTTTTTCAAGCCCACATGTCGGTCGGCGCGGTCAACGACGGACCCGTCACCCTGCTGCTGGACAGCCAGCGGCAATTTTAA